From a single Bacillus pumilus genomic region:
- a CDS encoding ComF family protein has protein sequence MKIQQPICPTCGRAQSNDHLCLDCSIWKNRSDSHQVLEKNRSVYAYNDLMKDVLTRFKFRGDTALAELFKRDVQVAFKRSFSFKESVLIPIPLSNDRLKERGFNQSVILASLIGQPILQPLVKVHQSKQSKKKKHERLHQKGMFQIKQTDGIVQRNIILIDDIYTTGATIYDAARILKEAGAKSVSSFTLIRS, from the coding sequence GTGAAAATTCAACAACCGATTTGTCCAACTTGCGGCAGGGCACAGTCAAATGATCATTTGTGTCTAGACTGTTCCATATGGAAAAACCGCTCTGACTCTCATCAAGTACTTGAGAAAAATAGATCTGTTTATGCTTACAACGATTTGATGAAAGATGTCCTTACACGCTTTAAATTTCGTGGTGATACGGCTTTAGCCGAGCTTTTTAAACGTGATGTACAAGTAGCCTTTAAGCGTTCCTTTTCATTCAAAGAATCTGTACTGATCCCAATTCCATTAAGTAATGATAGGCTAAAGGAAAGAGGATTTAATCAGTCCGTCATACTTGCTTCTTTGATTGGTCAGCCCATATTGCAACCACTTGTAAAAGTACATCAAAGCAAGCAGTCCAAGAAAAAGAAACATGAACGCTTACATCAAAAAGGAATGTTTCAAATTAAGCAGACAGATGGGATTGTACAAAGGAATATCATTTTAATTGACGATATCTATACAACGGGGGCGACTATTTATGATGCGGCAAGAATTTTAAAAGAAGCAGGTGCCAAAAGTGTTTCCTCTTTTACGTTGATTCGTAGTTAA
- the tuaG gene encoding teichuronic acid biosynthesis protein TuaG: MNNQPLVSIITPAYNAERYLTDTVHSVFAQTYSNWELIIADDCSTDGTRKLLGDLSQADDRINVIYLEENGGAAIARNTAIKQAKGRFIAFLDSDDKWKETKLEKQVDFMLTNDYAFTFTAYDIIAENGEPLEKTVTAPARLNYNEALKNTIIGCLTVMLDLEKVGHVEMPNIRTRQDLATWLSILKRGFTAYGMSEPLSEYRIVGNSISSNKWKAAKKTWFVYREIEQLHFVKASWCFMHYATNAVKKRL; this comes from the coding sequence GTGAACAATCAACCGTTAGTATCCATTATTACACCGGCGTATAATGCGGAACGTTATTTAACGGATACAGTTCATTCCGTTTTTGCCCAAACCTATTCCAACTGGGAGCTGATCATTGCAGATGATTGTTCTACAGATGGAACTAGAAAGCTGTTAGGGGATTTAAGTCAAGCGGACGACAGAATCAACGTCATTTATTTAGAGGAAAATGGGGGAGCCGCCATTGCTAGAAACACTGCCATTAAACAAGCAAAAGGGCGATTTATCGCTTTTTTAGACAGCGATGATAAGTGGAAAGAGACGAAGCTCGAAAAACAGGTAGACTTCATGCTGACAAATGATTATGCCTTTACCTTTACGGCGTATGACATCATTGCAGAAAATGGGGAACCACTAGAAAAAACCGTCACTGCCCCTGCGAGATTGAATTATAATGAAGCCTTGAAAAATACCATTATTGGCTGTTTAACGGTCATGCTTGATCTTGAGAAGGTAGGACATGTAGAAATGCCAAACATCCGCACAAGACAAGACTTAGCTACGTGGCTGTCTATATTAAAAAGAGGATTTACAGCCTATGGTATGAGCGAACCACTCAGTGAATATCGCATCGTTGGAAACTCGATTTCTAGCAACAAGTGGAAAGCAGCGAAAAAAACGTGGTTTGTTTACAGAGAAATTGAGCAGCTTCATTTTGTCAAAGCGTCTTGGTGCTTTATGCACTATGCGACAAATGCTGTGAAGAAGCGTTTATAA
- a CDS encoding LCP family protein: MAQRVKVRVRKKKSKKKKIFKRILVLFLLLIICMGGFAVYKIVNTLQAADKTYDELNRGEKSNLRDAVIDIKKKPFSVLFVGIEDYATNGDHGRSDSLIVATINPQDKTMKMVSIPRDTRVQLASDTTGNKEKINAAFAKGGKDETIETVEQFLNIPIDKYATVDFDGFKDVIDEVGGIDIDVPFDFNEKSDVKKSKKIYFKKGNMHLNGEEALAYARMRKQDPRGDFGRNDRQKQILRAMIDQMAKPNNIANVDNIAKEVSDHITTNFRITEGLALQQIYSGFKGDDTETLSIKGTDSYLGPNRTYYFEPDQTNLANVQNELRTHLKLPAESSPTETDTDSQTNPSSGETGSSDTTTPSTNTPGQ; this comes from the coding sequence ATGGCACAGCGAGTAAAAGTGCGTGTACGAAAGAAAAAGAGTAAGAAGAAAAAAATTTTCAAACGTATTCTGGTCTTATTTTTGCTTCTTATCATCTGCATGGGTGGATTTGCAGTATATAAAATAGTCAATACACTTCAAGCTGCTGACAAAACATATGATGAACTAAACCGCGGAGAGAAATCGAATCTTCGTGATGCTGTCATTGATATTAAGAAGAAACCTTTCTCTGTACTATTTGTTGGAATTGAGGATTATGCCACAAATGGTGATCATGGCCGATCAGATTCACTCATTGTCGCAACAATTAATCCGCAAGACAAAACGATGAAAATGGTTAGTATCCCTCGTGACACACGGGTACAGCTTGCAAGTGACACGACAGGAAACAAAGAAAAGATCAATGCAGCATTTGCTAAAGGTGGAAAAGACGAAACGATTGAAACTGTCGAACAATTCTTAAATATTCCGATTGATAAATATGCAACCGTTGATTTTGACGGATTCAAGGATGTCATTGATGAAGTAGGCGGAATTGATATCGATGTTCCATTTGACTTCAACGAAAAAAGTGATGTGAAAAAATCGAAAAAGATTTATTTCAAAAAAGGCAATATGCATTTAAACGGGGAAGAAGCACTTGCTTACGCTCGGATGAGAAAACAAGATCCACGCGGTGATTTCGGACGTAATGATCGTCAGAAACAAATTTTGCGCGCAATGATTGATCAAATGGCGAAGCCGAATAACATTGCCAACGTCGATAACATCGCTAAGGAAGTAAGTGATCACATTACGACAAATTTCCGTATTACAGAAGGTCTTGCGCTTCAGCAAATCTACAGCGGATTTAAAGGAGACGACACAGAAACACTTTCTATTAAAGGAACAGACAGTTACTTAGGTCCAAATCGAACGTATTACTTTGAGCCAGATCAAACCAATCTAGCTAACGTTCAAAATGAATTACGGACGCATTTAAAACTTCCTGCTGAATCTTCGCCGACTGAAACAGATACAGATTCACAAACCAATCCGTCCTCTGGTGAAACAGGGTCAAGTGATACAACTACCCCTTCGACCAACACACCTGGACAATAA
- a CDS encoding DEAD/DEAH box helicase → MNMDKAMELGRQLQSRQLLTVETRCSQSDLEWLEENGFVIRTPAIERTANGLTCGRCGVSHKRYFAFSPCDVCQKDCVYCRSCIMMGKSTECGFLYEWTGPQMKETCHTKLTWYGDLSKGQKRASDKMIEAIKNKYDLLIWAVCGAGKTEVLFHGIEFALHQGMNVCIATPRTDVVLELEPRLKKAFKELNIAVLYGGSPQRFQIAPLVIATTHQLLRYKNAFDLLIIDEVDAFPYSIDERLHFAVIKAMRKKGMTVYLSATPSKKMRKDVSRGQLEATKIPQRFHQKPLPIPSFQWIGQWKKKLKKNRLPAKVLTWMQKHITKKRRILLFVPSISIMKKVTKILREHRLNVEGVSADDQDRKQKVQHFRDDAYDVLVTTTILERGVTIPNVQVGVLGAESTIFTESALVQISGRAGRHPDFFNGDVYFFHFGLTRSMKQAKKHIVKMNDSAEKECGLN, encoded by the coding sequence TTGAACATGGACAAAGCAATGGAATTAGGACGGCAGCTGCAATCACGACAACTTCTTACCGTTGAAACAAGGTGTTCACAGTCCGATTTGGAATGGCTGGAGGAGAACGGTTTCGTCATTCGAACACCTGCCATTGAGAGAACAGCAAATGGTCTTACTTGTGGCAGGTGTGGTGTCTCTCACAAGCGGTACTTTGCTTTCTCCCCGTGTGACGTATGTCAAAAAGATTGTGTGTACTGTAGATCATGTATCATGATGGGGAAATCAACGGAATGTGGATTCCTTTATGAATGGACGGGCCCACAAATGAAAGAAACATGTCACACCAAATTAACATGGTATGGAGACCTGTCTAAAGGTCAAAAAAGAGCATCAGATAAAATGATCGAAGCGATAAAAAACAAATATGATCTACTCATCTGGGCGGTTTGCGGAGCAGGGAAAACAGAGGTACTCTTTCATGGAATTGAATTTGCTTTGCATCAAGGAATGAACGTCTGTATTGCGACACCTAGGACAGATGTTGTTCTTGAACTAGAGCCGCGGCTTAAAAAAGCATTTAAAGAATTGAATATAGCTGTCCTTTATGGAGGAAGTCCTCAAAGATTCCAAATCGCACCGCTAGTGATCGCTACAACTCACCAGTTGCTGAGATACAAAAATGCATTTGATTTGCTCATTATAGATGAAGTTGATGCCTTTCCTTATTCAATCGATGAACGTCTTCATTTTGCTGTGATAAAAGCAATGAGAAAGAAAGGGATGACGGTTTATTTAAGTGCGACGCCGTCTAAGAAAATGAGAAAAGATGTATCTCGAGGACAACTGGAAGCGACAAAAATCCCTCAACGTTTTCACCAGAAACCCTTACCTATCCCGTCCTTTCAATGGATTGGACAATGGAAAAAGAAATTAAAGAAGAACCGGCTCCCAGCTAAAGTCCTGACTTGGATGCAGAAGCATATCACAAAGAAGAGAAGGATTTTACTTTTTGTTCCTTCTATTTCTATCATGAAGAAGGTAACGAAGATTCTTAGAGAACACCGACTAAATGTAGAGGGGGTGTCTGCTGATGATCAAGATAGGAAACAAAAGGTCCAGCACTTCAGAGATGACGCTTATGATGTATTAGTTACTACCACAATTCTAGAAAGAGGCGTCACTATTCCTAACGTTCAAGTAGGGGTGCTAGGTGCGGAATCTACTATCTTTACAGAGAGTGCACTTGTCCAGATTTCTGGTAGAGCAGGAAGACATCCGGATTTTTTTAATGGGGATGTGTACTTTTTTCATTTTGGCTTAACGAGAAGTATGAAACAAGCAAAGAAGCATATTGTAAAAATGAATGATTCGGCTGAAAAAGAGTGTGGGCTCAACTAA
- a CDS encoding DegV family protein — MKIAVVTDSTAYIPQELRDKHHIHMIPLNVIFGTESYREEVEMDWKTYYEEVKKHKDLPTTSQPAFGELIELYEKLSETYDAVISIHLSSGISGTYNSAASANELVDGIDIYPFDTETSCMAQGFYVIEAAEKIQGGASPEEVIAHLNHLKENQRAYFMVDDLTHLQRGGRLNGAQAFIGSILKVKPLLHFDNKLIVPFEKIRTRKKAISRIFELFDEDASRGVPMRATLIHGNREEEADELIAYLSEKYPHVEFYKSYFGAVIGTHLGEGSLALGWVIR, encoded by the coding sequence ATGAAAATAGCCGTTGTAACAGACAGTACTGCTTATATACCACAAGAACTGCGTGATAAACATCATATTCATATGATCCCTCTGAATGTCATCTTTGGCACTGAATCATACCGTGAAGAAGTAGAAATGGATTGGAAGACATATTATGAAGAAGTCAAGAAACATAAAGATCTTCCAACAACCTCTCAGCCTGCTTTCGGTGAACTTATAGAATTATATGAAAAACTAAGTGAAACATATGATGCTGTGATTAGTATCCATCTTTCAAGTGGAATTAGCGGAACATATAATAGTGCGGCCTCAGCGAATGAACTGGTTGACGGAATTGACATTTATCCATTTGATACAGAAACTAGCTGTATGGCTCAAGGTTTTTATGTGATAGAAGCTGCTGAAAAAATTCAAGGTGGTGCTTCTCCAGAAGAAGTGATAGCCCATCTCAATCACCTGAAGGAAAATCAGAGAGCTTATTTTATGGTAGATGATTTAACTCATTTACAAAGAGGCGGCAGATTAAATGGTGCTCAGGCTTTTATTGGAAGCATCTTAAAGGTAAAGCCTTTATTGCATTTTGACAACAAGCTAATTGTCCCTTTTGAGAAGATTCGTACACGGAAAAAAGCCATTTCACGTATTTTTGAATTATTTGATGAAGATGCATCGCGTGGTGTCCCTATGAGAGCAACGCTGATACATGGTAATAGAGAAGAAGAAGCAGATGAACTAATCGCATACTTATCAGAAAAGTATCCTCATGTTGAATTTTATAAAAGCTACTTTGGTGCCGTGATTGGTACACATCTAGGTGAAGGCTCTTTAGCTCTTGGCTGGGTGATTAGATAA
- a CDS encoding late competence development ComFB family protein codes for MLLNAKEILLKEILYQYLNQLNMICHCEKCIEDVLAISLNQVKPQYITDIDKISYSKSEMVDKQKNTAMLVILTEAASKVTTFPRCENRLPINKEIN; via the coding sequence ATGCTGCTCAATGCAAAAGAAATACTACTCAAGGAAATCCTCTATCAATATCTCAACCAATTAAACATGATTTGTCACTGTGAAAAGTGTATAGAAGATGTATTAGCGATTTCACTGAATCAAGTGAAACCTCAGTATATAACCGATATCGATAAAATATCTTACAGTAAATCCGAGATGGTGGATAAACAGAAGAATACGGCCATGCTGGTCATTCTGACAGAAGCCGCTTCGAAGGTCACCACTTTTCCAAGATGCGAAAATCGACTGCCAATAAATAAGGAAATCAATTGA
- a CDS encoding YigZ family protein, with protein sequence MLNRYLTVKSRGEHEIVIEKSRFICHIQRAVSEEEAQAFIQSIKKQHWNATHNCSAYLIGEHDLIQKANDDGEPSGTAGVPMLEVLKKRKMKDTVVVVTRYFGGIKLGAGGLIRAYGKSVSEAINHVGMVERCLMRTMHTTIDYTWLGKVENELRASSFQLKEIHYAEDVIFETYVEETQTAQFIEWMTELTNGKSVTKEGELIYLEKDIGPIKETDEWHSE encoded by the coding sequence TTGCTGAATCGCTATCTTACAGTAAAAAGTCGTGGCGAGCATGAGATCGTCATTGAAAAATCACGTTTTATTTGTCATATACAGCGTGCTGTCTCTGAAGAAGAAGCACAAGCATTTATACAATCCATAAAAAAACAACATTGGAATGCCACACATAATTGTTCCGCCTACCTCATTGGTGAACATGATCTGATTCAAAAAGCGAATGATGATGGTGAACCAAGCGGTACAGCAGGTGTGCCAATGCTCGAAGTGTTGAAAAAACGGAAAATGAAAGATACAGTTGTCGTGGTTACTCGTTATTTCGGCGGAATTAAGCTCGGCGCCGGTGGATTGATTCGTGCCTACGGAAAATCTGTATCAGAAGCCATCAATCATGTTGGAATGGTAGAACGCTGTTTAATGCGTACAATGCACACAACAATAGATTATACATGGCTTGGAAAGGTAGAGAATGAGCTTAGAGCCTCATCTTTTCAGTTAAAAGAAATTCATTATGCAGAAGATGTTATTTTTGAGACGTATGTAGAAGAAACACAAACAGCGCAGTTCATTGAATGGATGACTGAACTGACAAATGGAAAAAGCGTGACAAAAGAAGGCGAATTGATTTATTTAGAAAAGGACATTGGTCCGATAAAGGAGACAGATGAATGGCACAGCGAGTAA
- a CDS encoding sensor histidine kinase codes for MTTPKMDPKLLDSIIMKMLSTVDGSKDEVFRIGEQSRQQYESLVEELKQIKQQVNEVIDFGDKLEVHTRHARNRLSEVSRNFNKFSEEEIREAYEKAHNLQVELTMIQQREKQLRERRDDLERRLLSLQDVIERSETLVSQITVVLNYLNQDLRQVGVLLEDAQAKQDFGLRIIEAQEEERKRVSREIHDGPAQMLANVMMRSELIERIFRDRGTEEGFKEIRSLRQNVRNALYEVRRIIYDLRPMALDDLGLIPTLRKYLNTIEEYDGKTKIKFQCLGDTESERIASQFEVALFRLAQEAVTNSLKHSEAEEISVKVEVTKDFVTLIIKDDGKGFDMKDVKTNKNKSFGLLGMKERVDLLEGKMTIDSKIGLGTFIMIRVPLTLQNKIVK; via the coding sequence ATGACAACACCAAAAATGGATCCGAAATTATTGGATTCAATCATCATGAAAATGCTAAGTACAGTTGATGGCAGCAAGGACGAAGTATTTAGGATAGGCGAACAGTCCCGTCAACAATATGAAAGCCTAGTAGAAGAGCTGAAGCAAATCAAGCAGCAAGTAAACGAAGTGATTGATTTTGGGGATAAACTAGAAGTCCATACGAGACATGCTAGAAATCGCTTATCTGAGGTCAGCAGAAACTTCAACAAATTTAGCGAAGAAGAAATACGAGAGGCCTACGAAAAAGCACATAATCTGCAAGTAGAACTCACCATGATCCAGCAGCGCGAAAAGCAGCTAAGAGAAAGAAGAGACGATCTGGAAAGACGATTATTAAGCCTGCAAGACGTCATTGAACGCTCTGAAACGCTTGTGAGTCAAATCACAGTTGTTCTCAACTATCTCAATCAGGACTTACGCCAAGTCGGCGTTTTACTTGAAGATGCTCAAGCAAAGCAAGATTTTGGGCTTAGAATTATTGAAGCCCAGGAAGAGGAGCGCAAAAGGGTGTCCCGGGAAATTCATGACGGTCCGGCTCAAATGCTGGCAAACGTGATGATGCGCTCAGAGTTAATTGAACGGATTTTCAGAGACCGAGGTACCGAAGAAGGCTTTAAAGAAATTAGAAGTCTCAGACAGAATGTGCGAAATGCTCTGTACGAAGTGAGAAGAATCATTTATGATTTAAGACCGATGGCTTTAGATGATTTGGGTCTCATTCCGACGCTAAGAAAATATTTAAACACAATCGAAGAATATGATGGGAAAACCAAGATTAAGTTCCAATGCCTAGGGGATACAGAAAGCGAAAGAATTGCTTCACAATTTGAAGTAGCACTATTTAGACTAGCCCAAGAAGCAGTCACAAATTCACTAAAGCATTCTGAAGCTGAAGAAATCTCTGTCAAAGTAGAAGTGACGAAAGACTTTGTCACGTTAATTATCAAAGACGATGGAAAAGGCTTTGATATGAAAGATGTGAAAACAAACAAAAACAAATCCTTCGGTTTACTTGGCATGAAAGAACGCGTAGACTTACTGGAAGGTAAAATGACGATAGACTCTAAAATAGGTCTAGGGACATTCATCATGATTCGCGTGCCATTAACATTGCAAAATAAAATTGTAAAATAG
- the tuaH gene encoding teichuronic acid biosynthesis protein TuaH, with amino-acid sequence MIQVKADSIIHVVVATGEWGQDGLRYRRHRLAEFLASDPETKEVIWVCPSASRHSAPFQPITDRMKQLTIPDVLKNKLFRFGRYQDMFYIHKLSPLLEHLRQEEKKGIDVCLWYTFPGFPLLSSLFEWKHIVYDCSDLWGEPISGNHNILSYMRQRVIVKAENRIIKYAHSITCSSQYLHDQMKKRLMGEPKDVFTVENGVEYDVFAKSNLPCKEDVLEGREGTVLGFIGGIKPKLDFDMIAEAARMRPDWTFLFVGPDGTNGDPSFQHALKLPNVIWTGAVAPEEVPAYMKLIDVGMMPYKQSPYNQAVFPLKLYEFLAAGIPVVGLNLPSTERLKENDVYEYLEGEDPALFVEACLKVISKKDDMTYKHLRQSRAKKKDWHALFTNMVELTNIKENA; translated from the coding sequence GTGATACAGGTGAAAGCAGACTCGATCATACATGTTGTCGTAGCGACAGGAGAATGGGGACAGGACGGCCTGAGATATAGACGGCATCGGCTGGCAGAATTTCTAGCATCTGATCCAGAAACGAAAGAGGTCATCTGGGTATGCCCATCAGCATCTCGTCATTCAGCCCCCTTTCAGCCTATAACGGATCGAATGAAGCAATTGACTATTCCTGATGTTCTCAAGAATAAATTATTTCGCTTTGGCCGATATCAAGACATGTTCTATATTCATAAATTGTCCCCTCTTCTTGAGCATTTGCGGCAGGAGGAAAAGAAGGGGATCGACGTTTGTTTATGGTATACGTTTCCTGGCTTTCCGCTGTTATCTTCTTTATTTGAATGGAAGCATATCGTCTATGATTGCAGTGACCTATGGGGAGAGCCGATAAGTGGCAACCATAACATTCTTTCTTATATGAGGCAGCGTGTCATTGTCAAAGCAGAAAATCGAATCATTAAATACGCACACAGCATTACATGCTCTTCCCAATACTTACACGATCAAATGAAGAAACGCCTCATGGGTGAACCGAAAGACGTGTTTACAGTAGAAAATGGCGTCGAGTACGATGTGTTTGCGAAAAGCAATCTTCCATGTAAAGAAGATGTGCTGGAAGGAAGAGAAGGAACCGTCCTCGGTTTTATTGGCGGAATTAAACCGAAGCTCGATTTTGACATGATAGCTGAAGCTGCTCGCATGCGGCCTGATTGGACATTTTTATTTGTCGGTCCAGATGGAACAAATGGAGATCCATCTTTTCAGCATGCACTCAAACTCCCAAATGTCATTTGGACAGGTGCTGTGGCACCAGAAGAAGTCCCTGCTTATATGAAGCTCATTGATGTAGGGATGATGCCATACAAACAATCTCCTTACAATCAAGCAGTGTTTCCTCTCAAGCTATATGAATTTTTAGCCGCTGGAATACCGGTTGTCGGTTTAAATCTCCCGTCAACGGAAAGGCTAAAAGAGAATGATGTGTATGAATATTTAGAGGGCGAAGATCCGGCGCTCTTCGTAGAAGCCTGTCTGAAAGTGATCAGCAAAAAAGACGACATGACATATAAACATCTAAGACAAAGCCGTGCGAAGAAAAAAGATTGGCACGCGCTGTTCACAAACATGGTAGAGCTAACGAATATTAAAGAAAACGCATAA
- a CDS encoding glycosyltransferase family 4 protein — protein sequence MDYERALLAFFVSLATVLIVTPIVKKFAIKIGAVDQPNKRKVHDKVMPRMGGLAIFIGVAAGALAGGLFLHNKITAISVGAVLIVVLGIFDDKYNLSAKFKFLVQVLVACLIVSTGLKMDFFSVPFLTDRIELGWMAYPLTVLWIVGITNAINLIDGLDGLAAGISVIGLSTIAVMAFSADKILILSLSLVVIGSTIGFLFYNFHPAKIFMGDTGSLFLGYMISVLSLLGLYKSVTLFSVVVPVIILGVPIFDTTFAIIRRILNKQPISAPDKSHIHHRLMAFGLSHRMAVIVIYMIGLVFSLSAILLTSVTIWLSLIIIFLLVMFMQVIAEVTGLVNEEFKPFTKFYKRMVKRQ from the coding sequence ATGGATTACGAACGCGCCTTATTAGCGTTTTTTGTCTCTCTGGCTACAGTTTTAATTGTGACACCAATCGTCAAAAAGTTTGCAATTAAGATTGGTGCAGTGGACCAGCCGAATAAACGAAAAGTTCATGATAAAGTAATGCCTCGAATGGGCGGTTTGGCAATTTTTATTGGGGTAGCGGCTGGAGCATTAGCAGGCGGGCTGTTTCTACATAATAAAATTACAGCAATTTCAGTTGGTGCCGTACTCATCGTCGTTTTAGGTATATTTGATGATAAATATAATTTAAGTGCAAAATTTAAATTTCTCGTACAAGTTCTTGTTGCTTGTTTGATTGTGAGCACGGGCTTAAAAATGGACTTTTTCTCTGTTCCTTTCTTAACTGATCGAATTGAGTTAGGCTGGATGGCATATCCCCTAACTGTGCTATGGATTGTCGGTATCACAAATGCCATTAATTTAATTGACGGCCTTGATGGACTGGCTGCCGGTATTTCCGTCATCGGTTTATCAACGATTGCAGTGATGGCATTTTCTGCTGATAAGATTCTCATTCTTTCTTTATCTCTTGTCGTCATTGGCAGTACGATTGGCTTTCTCTTTTACAACTTTCATCCGGCGAAGATATTTATGGGGGATACCGGTTCACTATTTTTAGGCTATATGATTTCGGTACTGTCACTTTTAGGGCTATACAAAAGTGTCACTCTATTTAGCGTCGTTGTCCCCGTAATCATTCTAGGTGTTCCTATCTTTGATACGACCTTTGCAATCATTAGACGCATATTAAACAAACAGCCGATTTCAGCCCCTGATAAATCACATATTCATCATCGACTTATGGCTTTTGGCTTGTCCCATCGTATGGCGGTCATCGTCATTTACATGATTGGCTTAGTCTTTAGTTTAAGTGCCATTTTACTGACTAGTGTCACGATCTGGCTATCGCTGATCATTATCTTTTTACTGGTGATGTTTATGCAAGTGATTGCGGAAGTCACGGGTTTGGTGAACGAAGAGTTCAAACCATTTACGAAATTCTATAAACGAATGGTCAAAAGACAATAA
- the tuaF gene encoding teichuronic acid biosynthesis protein TuaF codes for MSGFISRIAKRIKKYIVWLILLPVVLGAFGFFFAKGTAQQSSYTAAVTLTLGKYDDGVYNNIAEVTSLLKSDAFLNEALSDVKEEERQDVKTRLILTNQSDTQLQLSFTDADKERALAVVKQVSETFLKQDKALFTKRQQVIENRLAALEDESVSNDSKVDKERFLYELESTKLGMKQAKIVDPAQVLDEGNKGMSAKKRALLGLVIGFSISLMFVVLPEVFKES; via the coding sequence ATGTCTGGTTTCATATCTAGAATAGCGAAGCGAATCAAAAAGTATATCGTATGGCTCATACTGCTGCCTGTCGTATTAGGCGCTTTTGGTTTCTTTTTTGCCAAAGGAACAGCCCAGCAATCTAGCTACACAGCTGCAGTTACCCTCACACTTGGTAAATATGATGATGGAGTGTATAACAATATCGCAGAAGTGACATCTCTATTAAAAAGCGACGCCTTTCTCAATGAAGCACTCAGTGATGTGAAAGAAGAAGAAAGGCAGGATGTGAAAACTCGTCTCATCCTTACCAACCAATCAGATACACAATTACAGCTGTCTTTCACAGATGCCGATAAGGAACGTGCTTTGGCTGTCGTGAAGCAGGTATCGGAAACGTTTCTCAAGCAAGACAAAGCATTATTTACAAAAAGGCAGCAGGTCATTGAAAATAGATTAGCTGCTCTTGAAGACGAATCTGTCAGTAATGACTCCAAAGTTGATAAAGAACGATTCTTATATGAATTGGAGTCTACAAAGCTTGGCATGAAGCAGGCAAAGATTGTCGATCCTGCCCAAGTACTTGATGAAGGCAATAAGGGCATGTCAGCCAAAAAACGCGCACTACTTGGACTGGTCATTGGCTTTAGTATCTCGCTCATGTTTGTGGTCTTACCCGAAGTGTTCAAAGAATCTTAA
- the degU gene encoding two-component system response regulator DegU — MTKVNIVIIDDHQLFREGVKRILDFEPTFEVVAEGDDGDEAARIVEHYHPDVVIMDINMPNVNGVEATKQLVELYPESKVIILSIHDDENYVTHALKTGARGYLLKEMDADTLIEAVKVVADGGSYLHPKVTHNLVNEFRRLATSGVSAHPQHEVYPEIRRPLHILTRRECEVLQMLADGKSNRGIGESLFISEKTVKNHVSNILQKMNVNDRTQAVVVAIKNGWVEMR; from the coding sequence GTGACTAAAGTAAATATTGTAATTATTGATGACCACCAATTATTCCGTGAAGGTGTCAAACGGATTTTAGATTTTGAACCTACTTTTGAAGTAGTTGCAGAAGGAGACGACGGTGACGAAGCTGCACGTATCGTAGAGCACTATCATCCGGATGTTGTCATTATGGACATTAATATGCCGAATGTAAATGGTGTGGAGGCTACAAAGCAGTTAGTTGAGCTTTATCCCGAATCAAAAGTCATTATTCTATCTATTCATGACGATGAAAACTATGTGACACATGCATTGAAAACAGGTGCAAGAGGTTACCTGTTAAAAGAAATGGATGCAGACACGCTCATTGAAGCAGTGAAAGTCGTAGCTGACGGAGGATCTTATTTACATCCGAAAGTGACTCATAACTTAGTAAATGAATTCAGACGCCTAGCGACTAGTGGTGTTTCAGCACATCCACAGCACGAGGTATATCCTGAAATTCGCAGACCACTTCATATCTTAACAAGACGTGAGTGTGAAGTACTGCAAATGTTAGCTGACGGAAAGAGCAATAGAGGAATTGGTGAGTCGCTCTTTATTAGTGAGAAAACAGTCAAAAACCACGTGAGTAACATTTTACAAAAAATGAATGTAAATGACCGTACACAAGCTGTTGTTGTAGCGATTAAAAACGGTTGGGTAGAAATGAGATAA